One region of Mugil cephalus isolate CIBA_MC_2020 chromosome 17, CIBA_Mcephalus_1.1, whole genome shotgun sequence genomic DNA includes:
- the dnaaf2 gene encoding protein kintoun → MEVGDKLKELNMTADEIGRLTSAFKDDKFRIMLRDYAEEISDPENRKRYEEEIKILEQERGNTIDFLHPAPFRAIKTSVDGKKKCFINICANEKVGKPAAKCVVEDGHRGQRWSLPHSLHPGRQDKDPKGNKIVIYDVVFHPDTLHIASKNKRFMNMVDDTAIQGIQDAFKVTLDKNNVKELKIKYKGTPHPCVIRKPIPGYEAKKPTEEPDPLAFPYPDEKRSIAKPATTASSEAKPKIFPIQPQQPKEPTKPNYTVKYRSFIDLQDFRCSRDSAQSPRPKEIVVTIDMPLLKSVTDTNLEVTEKSLLLESEKPAYRLELPLAYPVDEDKGKAKFNKQTGQLTVTLPVLPPDLTSDIFNGTAADFWSDGEVQDKEEEDEWEETRAEARVKEERQIEKLDLKQETPVEEKEGKRVQDGGQKQVREGEKCEAEETGAGKGERRQLEGEGQESGTKEKEDSVKEQEEINKTEHGQLLRQDTDDDLNKSMEDKCDATMENGGIQFNTSVQKSDISDEVNSDDIRAVPSPKTETQHSCISTEQSCSIREEVTSKIKPSDIQEETRDAKAGVQGNTQVGTDAASSEDSQASIIRLDKTEECCISKEDVKASTIPSTDDENKRDSDKQFTLCSADVVTMDSAKPEGRTVEDELTTKRNPEHKKKKKAPPAILREIDKDGNETVISDHSTSAGFIFQNKLMYELD, encoded by the exons ATGGAGGTCGGAGATAAACTGAAAGAGCTCAACATGACAGCGGACGAAATCGGCAGACTCACAAGTGCTTTCAAAGACGACAAGTTCAGGATAATGCTGCGCGATTACGCCGAAGAAATATCAGACCCCGAGAACCGGAAAAGGTACGAAGAGGAGATCAAAATTTTggagcaggagagaggaaaCACTATCGACTTCCTCCACCCCGCACCATTTAGGGCCATCAAAACGAGCGTGGATGGCAAGAAGAAATGTTTCATCAACATCTGCGCCAATGAGAAAGTTGGGAAACCTGCGGCTAAGTGTGTTGTGGAGGACGGCCACAGGGGGCAGCGTTGGTCCCTGCCTCACAGCCTGCACCCAGGGAGACAAGACAAGGACCCTAAAGGTAACAAAATCGTGATTTATGATGTTGTTTTCCACCCTGACACTCTCCACATAGCAAGCAAAAACAAGAGATTCATGAATATGGTGGACGACACGGCCATTCAGGGAATTCAGGATGCCTTTAAAGTGACTCTGGATAAAAACAACGTGAAagagctgaaaataaaatacaaagggACACCGCATCCTTGTGTAATTCGCAAACCTATACCTGGATATGAAGCCAAGAAGCCCACAGAAGAGCCAGACCCTCTTGCCTTCCCATACCCAGATGAAAAAAGATCTATTGCAAAGCCTGCGACAACAGCCAGCAGTGAGGCTAAACCTAAAATCTTCCCCATACAACCTCAGCAACCCAAAGAGCCAACCAAGCCGAACTACACAGTAAAATATAGATCTTTTATAGATCTGCAGGACTTTAGATGCTCTAGGGACTCGGCCCAAAGCCCCAGGCCCAAAGAGATAGTGGTTACCATTGACATGCCGCTCCTGAAGTCGGTCACAGACACTAACCTTGAAGTTACGGAGAAGAGCCTGCTGCTGGAGTCCGAGAAACCGGCCTACAGACTGGAGCTGCCTCTCGCCTACCCTGTGGACGAAGACAAAGGAAAGGCCAagttcaacaaacaaacagggcaGCTCACCGTCACACTGCCCGTTCTTCCTCCCGATCTGACCTCGGATATTTTTAATGGGACTGCAGCTGACTTTTGGAGTGATGGTGAGGTCCAGGAtaaggaagaagaggatgaatGGGAAGAGACAAGAGCTGAGGCAAGGGTAAAGGAGGAAAGACAGATAGAAAAGCTGGATTTGAAGCAAGAGACACCGGTAGAAGAAAAAGAGGGCAAAAGAGTTCAGGATGGAGGACAAAAGCAGGTGAGGGAGGGTGAAAAATGTGAAGCGGAAGAGACTGGTGCAGGGAAAGGAGAACGGAGGCAGCTGGAAGGTGAAGGCCAAGAAAGTGGAACCAAAGAGAAGGAAGACAGTGtaaaagagcaggaggagataAATAAGACGGAACATGGACAATTGTTGAGGCAGGACACAGATGATGATCTCAACAAATCAATGGAAGACAAATGTGACGCAACAATGGAGAACGGAGGGATTCAGTTCAACACTTCTGTTCAGAAAAGTGACATTTCTGATGAAGTTAACTCTGACGATATTAGAGCAGTGCCTTCTcctaaaactgaaacacagcacagtTGTATCTCTACTGAACAGTCATGTAGCATAAGAGAAGAGGTAACATCCAAAATAAAGCCTTCAGATATCCAAGAAGAGACTCGCGATGCTAAGGCAGGTGTACAAGGAAATACCCAG GTGGGAACAGATGCTGCATCTAGTGAGGATTCCCAGGCTTCTATTATACGCCTGGACAAGACGGAGGAGTGCTGCATTTCTAAGGAGGACGTTAAAGCCAGCACGATACCCTCAACAGATGACGAGAACAAAAGAGATTCAGACAAACAGTTCACCCTTTGTTCGGCGGATGTAGTCACTATGGACTCTGCAAAGCCGGAGGGGAGGACAGTCGAAGATGAACTGACAACAAAGCGAAACCCAgagcacaagaagaagaagaaagcaccTCCCGCAATACTGCGGGAAATTGATAAAGACGGAAATGAGACAGTCATCAGCGATCACTCGACATCTGCTGGCTTCATCTTCCAAAACAAGCTCATGTACGAGCTGGACTGA
- the si:dkey-13p1.4 gene encoding transmembrane protein 151B: MLSSDQDSAEDAAASGPNDAEGEELEEEEEAESDVPEEQRPVQQSLGACVCRESHWRCLLLSLLMYSCLGAVAWCQLTRVTKISFNSALTSSFTATFTSSLRGATGMGVGGHSMIYHDSPCADGYIYIPLAFLLMLYVLYMVECWHCRARSELQCKADVDSVYERVLRMRQSQPCIWWKAISYHFVRRTRQVTRYRNGDAYTTTQVYHERVNTHVAEGEFDYGHCGMKDVSRDLRGLEEHPATRLRFTKCFSFTEAGPENDYLNQRARFFSEIEGLDDYMEAREGMLLKNMDFRENLIAYVDPDRMPWYTSQVAFWLAALLMLSWPLRVLTEYRTAYVHYRIEKLFGLEYTHSSPSPLDEDRPAGSNTGCIIPRVDTLDSTEMEWHIRCNHQVIPSYSEAMLINMSTGDSLQDASSSDCYLLDSSQTAESYGALQSQDDCEQCGEVNQQAAGGGRRRTVTSSSCSSIFSCSRAMFHSHLSSDTSRFSLCRMYGSHRTVALWRSRSSNLTEPCCADEQCCRSDSSQLALSDSPPTYRDASFFPVLIVHRSDGSEDGREVRRYYIRRGSSCVETAL, from the coding sequence CAGCGTCCCGTCCAGCAGTCCCTCGGTGCTTGTGTCTGCCGGGAGTCCCACTGGCGCTGcctgctgctctccctcctcATGTACAGCTGCCTGGGTGCGGTGGCCTGGTGCCAGCTGACCCGGGTCACCAAGATCAGCTTCAACTCcgccctcacctcctccttcacggCCACCTTCACCTCCTCGCTGCGGGGCGCCACCGGCATGGGCGTCGGAGGGCACTCGATGATCTACCACGACAGCCCCTGCGCGGACGGCTACATCTACATCCCCCTCGCCTTCCTGCTCATGCTCTACGTGCTGTACATGGTGGAGTGCTGGCACTGCAGGGCCAGGAGCGAGCTGCAGTGTAAAGCGGACGTGGACAGCGTGTACGAGCGGGTGCTGCGAATGCGGCAGTCCCAGCCTTGCATATGGTGGAAGGCCATCAGCTACCACTTCGTCCGGCGGACGCGGCAGGTCACGCGCTACCGCAACGGCGACGCCTACACCACCACGCAGGTGTACCACGAGCGGGTCAACACGCACGTGGCCGAGGGCGAGTTCGACTACGGCCACTGCGGGATGAAAGACGTGTCGCGTGACCTCAGGGGCTTGGAGGAACATCCGGCGACGCGCCTGCGCTTCACCAAGTGTTTCAGCTTCACGGAGGCCGGTCCGGAAAACGACTACCTCAACCAGAGAGCCAGGTTCTTCTCCGAGATCGAAGGCTTGGATGATTACATGGAGGCCCGGGAGGGGATGCTGCTGAAGAACATGGACTTCAGGGAGAACCTGATAGCCTACGTAGACCCAGACAGGATGCCTTGGTACACTTCCCAGGTCGCCTTCTGGCTGGCGGCTCTCCTCATGCTGTCGTGGCCTCTGCGAGTGCTCACCGAGTATCGTACTGCTTATGTTCACTACCGCATAGAGAAGCTGTTCGGGTTGGAGTACACCCACAGCAGCCCCTCTCCTCTGGATGAAGACAGGCCTGCGGGGAGTAACACCGGCTGCATTATTCCAAGGGTCGACACGCTGGACAGCACTGAAATGGAGTGGCACATACGCTGCAACCACCAGGTGATTCCCAGCTACTCAGAGGCCATGCTGATCAACATGAGCACAGGAGACTCGCTCCAAGacgcctcctcctctgactgctACCTCCTGGACAGCAGCCAGACGGCCGAGAGCTACGGAGCTCTCCAAAGCCAGGATGACTGCGAGCAGTGCGGTGAGGTCAACCAACAAGCGGCCGgagggggcaggaggaggacggtcaccagctccagctgctcctccatcttTTCCTGCAGCCGAGCCATGTTCCACTCCCACCTCTCCTCGGACACCTCGCGCTTCTCTCTCTGCCGCATGTACGGCTCCCATCGCACCGTGGCGCTGTGGAGGAGCCGCAGCAGCAACTTGACGGAGCCGTGCTGCGCGGACGAGCAGTGCTGCCGCTCGGACTCCAGCCAGCTGGCCCTCAGCGACAGTCCGCCGACCTACAGGGACGCCAGTTTCTTCCCCGTCCTAATCGTGCACCGGTCCGACGGCAGCGAGGACGGGAGGGAAGTGAGGCGTTACTACATACGGAGAGGGTCGTCCTGCGTGGAGACGGCCCTGTGA
- the klf11b gene encoding Krueppel-like factor 11b, with product MPSRKFTEMDSHGTEYMENCGSSVKRRRHDSEQSVCSGTSSCSPGLEYTDLEAAEALVCMSSWGQALFLSSNKPNPKPRPLTPASDSCDSLPSELPEPPKDFVSLSSLCMTPPHSPSFVESQSSVTAQLSSNLTASTQRCGSGLHQPVLAPIAEKTTALPPAPQPCRAMATSVIRHTADRNLCQQHIPMAPNPEKTRDTVTATMACPQQRQQQCITNTEQITTPPSPPATLLPPKTEQPAPSPSNPCLDSVSTPTLVNIQPQNSPPTPPVPTTLSPPPVTSPQIICQMFPVSSQSGIISAFIPSAVQTSGAGIRTATAPILPQPTSANGTPVQQSLIVGSAVPQGTVMLVLPQTSVSQAPHCPQTVMTLGNTKLLPLAPAPVYVPAGPSGSTATTKMDFSRRRNYVCNFPGCRKTYFKSSHLKAHLRTHTGEKPFSCSWEGCDKRFARSDELSRHRRTHTGEKKFVCPVCDRRFMRSDHLTKHARRHMTTKKIPSWQAEVRSLNKMATGKAPPSKPGIATLSVLVPAGSK from the exons ATGCCATCGCGAAAATTCACAGAGATGGACTCGCACGGG ACTGAATATATGGAAAATTGCGGGTCTtctgtgaagaggaggagacatgatAGTGAGCAGTCTGTCTGTAGTGGAACCAGCAGCTGCTCCCCCGGCCTGGAGTACACTGACCTGGAGGCGGCTGAAGCTCTGGTGTGTATGAGCTCTTGGGGCCAGGCTCTCTtcctcagcagcaacaagccGAACCCCAAACCCAGACCTCTCACCCCGGCCTCCGACTCCTGTGACTCCTTGCCGTCTGAACTCCCAGAGCCCCCAAAGGACTTTGTGTCCCTCTCTTCTCTG TGTATGACCCCGCCTCACAGTCCCAGCTTTGTCGAGAGCCAATCAAGCGTTACGGCCCAGTTGAGCTCTAACCTGACCGCGTCCACACAACGCTGTGGGTCCGGGCTACACCAACCTGTCCTGGCACCTATTGCTGAAAAGACAACCGCCTTGCCACCTGCGCCGCAGCCCTGCAGAGCCATGGCGACCAGCGTCATCCGCCACACCGCAGACAGAAACCTCTGCCAGCAACACATTCCAATGGCCCCCAACCCTGAGAAAACTAGAGACACAGTAACGGCCACAATGGCCTGCCCGCAGCAACGGCAGCAGCAATGCATTACAAACACTGAGCAAATAACCACACCTCCATCCCCTCCCGCTACTCTCCTACCCCCAAAAACAGAGCAGCCAGCCCCTAGTCCCTCAAACCCTTGCTTGGACAGTGTCTCCACCCCCACTCTTGTCAACATCCAACCACAAAACAGCCCACCCACTCCGCCTGTTCCCACAACCCTGTCCCCTCCTCCGGTCACCAGCCCTCAAATCATCTGCCAGATGTTCCCTGTCAGCAGCCAATCAGGTATAATCTCAGCGTTCATCCCCAGTGCGGTTCAGACATCCGGTGCTGGAATTCGGACTGCTACCGCACCCATCCTCCCCCAGCCCACCTCGGCCAACGGCACCCCTGTCCAGCAGTCCCTAATTGTGGGTTCTGCGGTACCACAGGGCACGGTGATGCTGGTTCTCCCTCAGACCTCAGTCTCTCAGGCCCCCCACTGTCCTCAGACTGTCATGACCCTGGGCAACACCAAGCTGCTACCTCTGGCCCCAGCCCCCGTGTACGTGCCAGCCGGACCCAGCGGCAGCACAGCGACCACAAAGATGGACTTTTCTCGCAGGAGAAATTACGTCTGCAACTTCCCAGGCTGCAGGAAGACGTACTTCAAGAGCTCGCACCTCAAGGCTCATCTCCGAACACACACAG GCGAGAAGcccttcagctgcagctgggaGGGATGTGATAAGAGGTTCGCCCGATCCGACGAGCTCTCCCGTCACCGCCGCACGCACACCGGGGAGAAGAAgtttgtgtgtcctgtgtgCGACCGGCGGTTCATGCGCAGCGATCACCTAACCAAACACGCCCGCCGCCACATGACCACAAAGAAGATCCCATCATGGCAAGCGGAAGTTCGGAGTCTGAACAAAATGGCGACTGGCAAAGCACCTCCCTCAAAGCCTGGCATTGCCACATTAAGCGTGTTGGTACCTGCTGGCTCAAAGTAG
- the lrr1 gene encoding leucine-rich repeat protein 1, with translation MKLQCDVEVVNRMLPTFGMKSRGKGTRAVLSIGKHVDKTSQRSNIYMMICTAKDRAGAKYKLKDNIEKFFTWFVEDGKATVRLKEPAVDICLSKADANSLKNFLSAARLADRGSDTSSLPLSTLTPVRARDVEQPKKKLTITSRKDYPLTSNFPYSLEQLQVSYCKLSRVDMRMLSLKALRKLDLSNNHIKKLPATIGDLSCLSELILHNNHLEAFSEALCLSSLQRTLQILDISQNRLQALPAQFCQLRELVNLKLDDNELVCLPFHIGRLSKLRFLSAAHNQLAVLPSDFRKLSLENLDLFGNPFVQPNPLDHTMKLKFPIPLQEMASRAVVHLRIPYGPHLIPAHLCRDLEVAKTCDCGRVCISFYIKTAVSMNLHQVSHTVVLVDDMGGTDAPVQQHFCSLSCYSEFLDNSLQRGIR, from the exons ATGAAGCTGCAGTGCGATGTCGAGGTGGTGAATCGGATGCTCCCCACGTTTGGCATGAAAAGTCGAGGGAAGGGGACCAGGGCTGTGCTGTCCATCGGGAAACATGTGGACAAGACGAGTCAACGCAGCAACATCTACATGATGATCTGCACAGCCAAAGACAGAGCGGGGGCAAAGTacaag TTGAAAGACAACATAGAGAAGTTCTTCACTTGGTTTGTGGAGGATGGCAAGGCCACTGTGAGGTTAAAGGAACCTGCCGTTGACATTTGTTTGAGCAAG GCTGACGCGAACAGCTTGAAGAATTTCCTCTCAGCCGCTCGTTTAGCGGATAGAGGAAGTGACACAAGCAGCCTTCCTCTGTCCACACTCACTCCTGTTCGTGCCAGAGATGTAGAGCAACCCAAGAAGAAGCTGACCATCACGTCACGGAAGGATTACCCTCTCACCTCAAACTTCCCCTACTCTCTGGAGCAACTGCAGGTGTCATACTGCAAGCTGTCACGTGTGGACATGCGGATGCTCTCCCTCAAAG cTTTACGCAAGCTAGACCTCAGCAACAACCACATCAAGAAACTCCCTGCAACCATCGGTGACCTCAGCTGCCTCTCTGAACTTATCCTCCACAACAACCACCTGGAGGCCTTCAGCGAGGCCCTGTGCCTGTCCTCGCTGCAGCGGACCCTCCAAATCCTGGACATTAGCCAGAACCGACTGCAGGCCCTGCCCGCGCAGTTCTGTCAGCTCAGGGAACTGGTGAACCTCAAGCTGGACGACAACGAGCTCGTCTGTCTGCCGTTTCACATCGGGCGACTCTCGAAGTTGAGGTTCCTGTCCGCGGCGCACAATCAGCTGGCCGTGCTGCCCAGTGACTTTCGCAAACTCAGTCTGGAGAACCTGGACTTGTTTGGAAATCCGTTCGTCCAGCCCAACCCTCTGGACCACACGATGAAACTTAAGTTTCCCATTCCTCTTCAAGAGATGGCCTCCAGGGCTGTGGTTCATCTCAG GATACCGTATGGACCTCACCTCATCCCTGCCCACCTGTGTCGGGACCTGGAAGTAGCCAAGACCTGCGACTGCGGCCGTGTCTGCATCAGTTTCTACATCAAGACAGCAGTGAGCATGAACCTGCACCAAGTCTCTCACACGGTGGTGTTGGTGGATGACATGGGAGGCACAGATGCACCGGTGCAGCAGCACTTCTGCTCGCTATCCTGCTACTCAGAATTTTTAGACAACTCCCTCCAGAGAGGAATCAGATGA